A single region of the Marmota flaviventris isolate mMarFla1 chromosome 10, mMarFla1.hap1, whole genome shotgun sequence genome encodes:
- the Vsig8 gene encoding V-set and immunoglobulin domain-containing protein 8 codes for MGVRGAFQLLLLCLSPALLSAVRINGDGQEVLYLAEGDNVRLGCPYILDPEDYGPNGLDIEWMQVNSDPSHRENVFLSYQDKRINHGNLPHLQQRVRFAASDPSQYDASINLMNLQVSDTATYECRVKKTTMATRKVIVTVQARPAVPMCWAEGHMSKGNDVVLKCFANGGSQPLSYRWAKISGHTHPYRAGSYHSQHSFHSELSYQESFHSSINQGLNNGELVLKSVSKEDDGLYQCTVANHVGYSVCVVEVKVSDTRRVGMIIGAILGTLLMLACLALGIWGLVCCCCGGSGSGGARGAFGYGGGVGGGACGGDLASEIREDAVAPGCKASGRGNRVTHLLGYPTQNVSRSLRRKYAPPPSGGPEDVALAPRTVAAACEAGPSPVYVKVKSAEQAECSEGPQLGKDGLLV; via the exons ATGGGAGTTCGAGGAGCTTTCCAACTTCTACTCCTGTGCCTGAGCCCAG CACTGCTGTCTGCTGTGCGGATCAACGGGGATGGCCAGGAGGTCCTGTACCTTGCGGAAGGTGATAATGTGAGACTGGGCTGTCCCTATATCCTGGACCCTGAGGACTATGGTCCCAATGGGCTGGACATTGAGTGGATGCAAGTCAACTCAGACCCCTCGCATAGGGAGAATGTG TTCCTTAGTTACCAGGATAAAAGGATCAACCATGGCAACCTCCCCCATCTGCAGCAGAGGGTTCGCTTTGCAGCCTCAGACCCCAGCCAGTATGATGCCTCCATCAACCTCATGAACCTGCAAGTATCCGACACAGCCACTTACGAGTGCCGGGTGAAGAAGACCACCATGGCCACCCGGAAGGTCATTGTTACTGTCCAAG CTCGTCCTGCAGTACCCATGTGTTGGGCTGAAGGCCACATGTCAAAGGGCAATGATGTGGTGCTGAAGTGCTTTGCCAACGGGGGCTCCCAGCCCCTTTCCTACAGGTGGGCCAAGATCAGCGGGCACACTCACCCCTACCGAGCTGGGTCCTACCACTCCCAGCACAGCTTCCACTCTGAGCTGTCCTATCAGGAGTCATTCCACAGCTCCATAAATCAAG GCCTGAACAATGGAGAGCTGGTGTTGAAAAGTGTTTCCAAAGAGGATGATGGACTGTATCAGTGCACAGTGGCCAACCATGTGGGCTACAGTGTTTGTGTGGTGGAGGTGAAGGTCTCAG ACACGCGGCGTGTGGGAATGATCATCGGGGCCATACTGGGCACTTTGCTCATGCTGGCCTGCCTGGCGTTGGGCATCTGGGGGCTCGTCTGCTGCTGCTGCGGAGGCTCCGGGTCTGGTGGCGCCCGGGGTGCCTTCGGCTACGGCGGCGGGGTCGGCGGAGGGGCCTGCGGCGGCGACTTGGCTAGTGAGATCAG AGAGGACGCCGTAGCGCCAGGGTGCAAGGCCAGCGGGCGCGGCAACCGCGTCACCCACCTCCTGGGGTACCCGACGCAGAACGTCAGCCGCTCCCTGCGCCGCAAGTACGCGCCTCCACCCAGCGGCGGCCCCGAGGACGTGGCCCTAGCCCCCCGCACCGTCGCAGCTGCCTGCGAAGCAGGCCCTTCCCCGGTCTACGTCAAGGTCAAGAGCGCCGAGCAGGCCGAGTGCTCCGAGGGGCCGCAGCTGGGCAAGGACGGACTTTTAGTGTGA